The following nucleotide sequence is from Paenibacillus andongensis.
GGGGCCCGAATCGGCAGGTTGCACCCGGTATAAACCGGTCTTCTCCAAATTCAAAGCAAGGCCATTTGAAAGGAGCTTGATTATGATTCGTAAAAACAAAAAAGCATTAACGGCGATCGCTTTGGCGACCAGCATCATCGCTTCCGGTATCGCCGCACTGCCTGCGTTTGCCCAAGCCGGGGATCAGACGGTCAACTGGACCCGCGAAGACGTCTCGAAAATTGAACTGAATCAAGACAATACCCTGCCAACTATCGACATCAGCAAGCTGGATAAATTGGCGCCGGGCTACCACATGTGGGATACGTGGCCGCTGATGGACCGCGATGGAAACATAGCGAGCTACAAAGGCTGGAAGGTTATCTTCGCGCTTTCCGCTCCGAACGACGTACTGCCGGGCAAAGTGCATGATATCGCCACTATTCGTTATTTCTACTCGAAGAACGGCAAAGACTGGACACTCGGCGGAGAGCTGTTCCCGAAAGGTACCGCTTTCGGCCAGCGCCAGTGGGCAGGATCGGCTATGCTTGACGGCGACCAGATTCACGCATTCTACACCGCTACCGGCCGCGAAGGCCAGGCACAGCTCACTTACGAGCAGCGCATCGCTACCGCTACGGGCAAAATCGTTGCCGACAGCAACGGCGTGCGGTTTGAAAACTGGGATAAGCACCGCATTATTTTGGAACCGGACGGCAAATACTACCAAACGGTAGAGCAAGCGAAGCAGGGCGAAGGCGGAGGCTACGCATTCCGCGACCCGATGTGGTTCAAAGATCCGAAGAATGGTAAAGAATACATTCTGTTCGAAGGCAACTCCGGCGGCATCGTTTCGGAACGTCCATTCAAGCAGGAATACGCCGGAAGCGCTGGGTACCTTCAGCAGCATCCTGTACCGGCCGGCGCCGCACACGCCAACGGCAACATCGGCATCGCCGAAGTGGTGGGCGGCGATTTGAACAACATCAAAATGCTTCCTCCGCTCGTGGAAGCGAATTATGTGAACGAAGAGCTGGAGCGTCCGCATGTAGTCGTGAAAGACAAGAAATACTATCTGTTCACGGACAGCCACATCAATAAATATGCAGAAGGTATCACCGGGCCGGAAGGCATGTACGGATTCGTATCCGATACGCTGATCGGCGGATACAAGCCACTGAACGGAAGCGGCCTGGTCATCGCAAATCCTGCGGACAATCCGTACCAAGCGTATTCCTGGCTGGTTACGCCGGAATTGAACGTTGTCGGTTTCGCACAATTCGGAGATTTGAACGGCATGACAGTCGGTGAAATCGGCAACCAGTCCCCGGAATTCCAGTTCAGTCACTTCGGCGGCACACTGGCTCCGACGGTGAAGATTTCCCTTAACGGCGACACCACAAAAATCGAGAAGATACTGCCTCAAGGCTGGATCAAGTAAAGCGGCAAACTGTTATCTCAAGGAGAAGGCTATTGACTAAATGTCAATGGTCTTCTTCGAATGTTATAATGTAAAAACTAAAACGTAAGGGGGAGAGAATGATAAGAGCCAATTTACAACAAATAGCCCAAGAACTGCTGTCTTTGTTGGGCGGCAAGAGCAATATCGTTGATGCTTCCCATTGCGCGACCCGACTTCGCTTGATTCTTCACGACGACAGCAAAGTGGATACAGCCAAAATCGAACAAATAAAAGGTGTGGAAGGAGTATTTATCCGAGGCGGTCAATACCAAATTATTTTCGGAACCGGAACCGTGAACAAAGTGCATAGGGCTCTAATGGAAGCTTATGCAAATGCACCTGATAAGCCCGTCGAACCTACTCATTCGTTAACTGCAAAAAATATCCTGAATCCAATCGGCCGGCTGCTCCAACTGCTCTCCCAAATTTTTGTGCCGATTATCCCCGTGATCGTGGCCAGCGGATTATTGACAGGGCTGCTCGGAATAATGAAGGTGTTTGAGTGGGGGGCGCCGGATAGCGAGTGGATGAGAATGCTGGGCATTTTCTCGAGCGCCGCGTTGATCTTTCTGCCGGTCCTGATCGGCTTCAGTGCCGCCAAAGAGTTTGGCAGCTCGCCCTTTATGGGGGCGGTCATCGGCGGAATTTTAACCCATCCCTCTTTATCGGATCCGCGGGGGCTCGCTCACAGCATCCTGGATACTACGGACAATCACATCAATATGATCGGATACCAAGGTACGGTGATTCCTATTCTATTGTCCGTTTACCTGATGAGCAAGATTGAAAAAGGCTTGAGAAAAATGGTTCCTCCCGCGTTGGACCTGCTTGTCGTACCGTTTGCGGCGATTTTTATTACCGGTACGGTATCTCTGTTTGTACTCGGTCCACTGGGTACAATCATTGGCAGTTTCATTTCCGGCGCATTAACGATTATTTATATGAAGGTGGGAATGATAGCCGGATTCTTTTTTGGCGGATTATACCCGCTGGTCGTTATGACAGGTTTACATCACAGCTTTAATATGATCGAAGCCGGTTTGCTAGCCGACCCGAAAATCGGAGTGAACTTCTTGCTGCCGATTTGGTCCATGGCGAATGTAAGTCAAGGCGGCGCGGGACTGGCCGTGTTTTTTATGACACGAAATCAAACGTTGAAGAGGATCACCCTCTCTACTTCACTCTCAGCGTTTTTGGGAATCATTGAACCCGTTATATTCGGAGTGAATTTGAAGCTGATCCGGCCGCTCATCGGTGCAGCCGTCGGCGGAGCGTTAGGGGGCGCATACGTCGTATTTTCCCATGTGGCTGCGAATTCTTATGGTTTGACAGGCATTCCTATGATTGCGATCATTGCTCCCCTCGGCATGGCTAACTTGCTGCATTACTTGATCGGTTTTGGACTTGCTGTAGGTTCCGCATTTTTAACTACGTTGATGCTCGGCATAAATGAAGAGAGAGGATCGAATGATGTTAAGTAAGTGGTTGGGTACAAAAAAAGGGCAGCTGGAAGAGATTATTTTGTCTCCACTTAGCGGTAAAGTGCTCAAGCTGGCTGACGTTCCGGATCCCGTGTTCGCCTCGATGCCGCCGGAATGCGGGATTGCGATCGATCCGGCAGCAGGAACAGTGCTCTCTCCTATAGACGGAGAGGTGGTGACCATGTTTCCCTCCAAGCACGCAGTTGTGTTACGTTCAGATTGCGGCGTGGAATTAATCATTCACATCGGCCTGGATACCGTAGCCATGAAGGGGGAAGGCTTTCATGCTTTTGTCCGAAGAGGGGATCGGGTTACAGTCGGTCAGCCCCTGGTCGATTTTTCCACGGAACTGGTGAAGCGGAAAGCGACAAGCGCGATAACTCCAATGTACATCATTAATCCGGAAGCGGTTGATTGGTTTGATCTTCAATTGCCGGACCTCGCGGAAGCCGGTGTAACACCGCTAATGCGGATCCGATTAAAGAGTTAATGATAGAAGACGACGATGATAGGAGCCGGGGAGGAATTATGAAAATAAAACGAATTCTGAACAACAATGCGGTTGTCGTCCATGACGGAAACGAAGAACAAATTGTGATGGGAGCGGGTATCGGATTTCAGAAAACGAAGAACGATCCGGTGGATCCGTCACGAATTGAAAAAGTGTTTGTAATGAAAGACGAGTCGAAATACCAAAAATTTGAACAAATATTAACTACACTCCCGGAAGAGCATATTGAAGTGGCGGAAGAGCTCATTTCTCATGCCGAAAGAGAGCTGGGAGTTGTTCTTCACGAGCATATTCATATTGCACTGACCGATCATCTGTCCTTTGCGATAGAACGCCTGGCAAAAGGCATGGTCATTCAAAATACGCTGCTTAATGAAATAAAAGTGCTGTACGCCAAAGAGTTTCAAATTGCCCGTTTGGCGCAAAATTTGATTCAAGAGAAAATCGGAATCGAAATCCCGGAAGATGAGGTCGGTTATATCGCCCTGCATATCCATACGGCAAGAATCAATGCGGGAGATATGACGAAAACACTGGATATTACGACCATGATTAGAGATATTATCGATGTGATCGAACAAGAACTGAATATCCGCATTTCTGACGAAACGGTATCTTACGAGCGGTTGGTTACTTTTTTGCGTTTCGCTATCCAACGTTCGAGTACGGGTGAGGCTTTACATGAAATGGAACCGGATATGGTTCAAATCATCAAAAACAAGTACCGCGGATCATTCGCCTGTGCCCAAAAAATTGGTGAATTTGTGAGTGAGGAGTACGATTTTGAATTCCAGGAAGCGGAGTTGGCCTACATCTCCATGCACATCCAAAGGATTTATTCGAGATTCGCTGTACAGCAAGATGGCTCTTTTCACTGAGAGGACGGCAACCATCCGGTTGTTTTGAATACAGTTAGGAACATTACAAAAAGCCTCTCCTGTGATGTGTGGAGAGGCCATTCATGCATGGCAGGGTCTTTACGTTTATCTTACTTGAAAACCCCTTGTTTCTTTTCTGTGACTATGTCTGTGCGATCCTGGGTTATCGAAATTTTTAACGACGGCGCAAGCATTCCTCCAAAATGTTCCTTTTGATACTCAGGTGATTCCTGACCAATCTCATCAATTGTTTTTCCTTCGACATCAACATATTCAACATAACTAATTACTGTTCCATTGGGCATTACCAACCAGGAGTAACCTTGATACGGATTGTCTCCCGGGTTACCAATCACCAGCCCGCTGCCATTTAGTGGTTTATAGTTTCCTAATAAGGAGCTCGAAGTAAAGCCGTATAGCCCTTCCGGCCCTTTAAGTCCGGGCGCAAATTTTCCAGTGTGTGTTTTGGTAAACAGATAGTAGTTATTGCCTTTTACGATCACACTTGGACGCTCAAGTTCTTCATTTACACAGTTTGCTTCCAAGAGTGGAGGGAGTTCTTTAAATTCCGTTAGATTTCCGTTAGTCGCTTTTGCAATACCGATACTACCGTTATATAGTTTTGCCTTTTCCGGAGTATCGTGAGTTTGGCGGAATTCTATCGATCCGATATGTTCTGGCTGACAGGTTCGTTCCGCAGCAGTTCCACTGGAATTTGCTTCAAATAAAATATATTGTTCACCCGACTTAGGATCTTCGAAGAAATAC
It contains:
- a CDS encoding glycoside hydrolase family 68 protein, with the translated sequence MIRKNKKALTAIALATSIIASGIAALPAFAQAGDQTVNWTREDVSKIELNQDNTLPTIDISKLDKLAPGYHMWDTWPLMDRDGNIASYKGWKVIFALSAPNDVLPGKVHDIATIRYFYSKNGKDWTLGGELFPKGTAFGQRQWAGSAMLDGDQIHAFYTATGREGQAQLTYEQRIATATGKIVADSNGVRFENWDKHRIILEPDGKYYQTVEQAKQGEGGGYAFRDPMWFKDPKNGKEYILFEGNSGGIVSERPFKQEYAGSAGYLQQHPVPAGAAHANGNIGIAEVVGGDLNNIKMLPPLVEANYVNEELERPHVVVKDKKYYLFTDSHINKYAEGITGPEGMYGFVSDTLIGGYKPLNGSGLVIANPADNPYQAYSWLVTPELNVVGFAQFGDLNGMTVGEIGNQSPEFQFSHFGGTLAPTVKISLNGDTTKIEKILPQGWIK
- a CDS encoding PTS transporter subunit EIIC; the protein is MIRANLQQIAQELLSLLGGKSNIVDASHCATRLRLILHDDSKVDTAKIEQIKGVEGVFIRGGQYQIIFGTGTVNKVHRALMEAYANAPDKPVEPTHSLTAKNILNPIGRLLQLLSQIFVPIIPVIVASGLLTGLLGIMKVFEWGAPDSEWMRMLGIFSSAALIFLPVLIGFSAAKEFGSSPFMGAVIGGILTHPSLSDPRGLAHSILDTTDNHINMIGYQGTVIPILLSVYLMSKIEKGLRKMVPPALDLLVVPFAAIFITGTVSLFVLGPLGTIIGSFISGALTIIYMKVGMIAGFFFGGLYPLVVMTGLHHSFNMIEAGLLADPKIGVNFLLPIWSMANVSQGGAGLAVFFMTRNQTLKRITLSTSLSAFLGIIEPVIFGVNLKLIRPLIGAAVGGALGGAYVVFSHVAANSYGLTGIPMIAIIAPLGMANLLHYLIGFGLAVGSAFLTTLMLGINEERGSNDVK
- a CDS encoding PTS sugar transporter subunit IIA; the encoded protein is MMLSKWLGTKKGQLEEIILSPLSGKVLKLADVPDPVFASMPPECGIAIDPAAGTVLSPIDGEVVTMFPSKHAVVLRSDCGVELIIHIGLDTVAMKGEGFHAFVRRGDRVTVGQPLVDFSTELVKRKATSAITPMYIINPEAVDWFDLQLPDLAEAGVTPLMRIRLKS
- a CDS encoding PRD domain-containing protein, which translates into the protein MKIKRILNNNAVVVHDGNEEQIVMGAGIGFQKTKNDPVDPSRIEKVFVMKDESKYQKFEQILTTLPEEHIEVAEELISHAERELGVVLHEHIHIALTDHLSFAIERLAKGMVIQNTLLNEIKVLYAKEFQIARLAQNLIQEKIGIEIPEDEVGYIALHIHTARINAGDMTKTLDITTMIRDIIDVIEQELNIRISDETVSYERLVTFLRFAIQRSSTGEALHEMEPDMVQIIKNKYRGSFACAQKIGEFVSEEYDFEFQEAELAYISMHIQRIYSRFAVQQDGSFH